A window of the Microbacterium sp. LWH13-1.2 genome harbors these coding sequences:
- a CDS encoding PQQ-dependent sugar dehydrogenase, translating into MPRPSPTRPRTSSALAAASVSAVLLLASCASAPNPVSAPAPESFVDDLEAPWSIAFHGDAALVSERDSARVLEVGETGEVHQVAVIDGVEPGGEGGLLGLAVSDGELFTYFTAQGENRVERRTIVGDAGGLSLGPATVVIDGIPAAGNHNGGRIAFGPDGMLYVTTGDAGDRDSAQDLDVLSGKILRLTPEGEVPADNPFDDSPVYSYGHRNPQGIAWDAEGGMYASEFGQDTWDELNVIEPGGNYGWPEVEGIADDGDYIDPVQQWRPDAASPSGIAVTSSSIVIANLRGERLRTVPLDDLTAGTEQFVGEFGRLRDIVVGPDDKLWVLTNNTDGRGDPSDGDDRILRLALD; encoded by the coding sequence ATGCCGCGCCCGTCGCCGACCCGGCCGCGCACCTCGAGCGCGCTCGCCGCTGCATCCGTCAGTGCAGTTCTCCTGCTGGCGTCCTGCGCCTCCGCACCGAACCCGGTGTCCGCGCCGGCACCCGAGTCGTTCGTCGACGATCTCGAAGCACCCTGGTCGATAGCCTTCCACGGCGACGCCGCTCTGGTCAGCGAGCGCGACAGCGCCCGCGTGCTCGAGGTCGGCGAGACCGGCGAGGTGCACCAGGTCGCTGTCATCGACGGCGTGGAACCCGGTGGTGAGGGCGGACTGCTCGGGCTCGCCGTGAGCGACGGCGAGCTCTTCACGTACTTCACGGCGCAGGGCGAGAATCGCGTCGAGCGGCGGACGATCGTCGGGGACGCAGGAGGACTGTCGCTGGGGCCCGCGACCGTGGTGATCGACGGCATTCCCGCAGCCGGCAACCACAACGGCGGGCGCATCGCGTTCGGGCCCGACGGGATGCTGTACGTCACGACGGGCGACGCGGGTGATCGTGACAGCGCTCAGGACCTCGACGTGCTGTCGGGCAAGATCCTGCGGCTCACACCCGAAGGAGAGGTTCCCGCAGACAACCCCTTCGACGACTCGCCCGTCTACAGCTACGGGCACCGCAATCCGCAGGGCATCGCCTGGGATGCGGAAGGCGGAATGTACGCGAGCGAGTTCGGGCAGGACACCTGGGATGAACTCAACGTCATCGAGCCCGGCGGCAACTACGGCTGGCCCGAGGTCGAGGGAATCGCCGACGACGGCGACTACATCGACCCCGTGCAGCAGTGGCGGCCGGATGCGGCGAGCCCGAGCGGCATCGCCGTGACGAGCTCGAGCATCGTGATCGCGAACCTCCGGGGCGAGCGCCTGCGCACGGTGCCGCTCGACGATCTGACGGCCGGCACCGAACAGTTCGTCGGCGAGTTCGGACGCCTGCGTGACATCGTGGTCGGTCCGGACGACAAGCTCTGGGTCCTCACGAACAACACCGACGGACGCGGTGATCCGTCGGACGGAGACGACCGCATCCTCCGGCTCGCTCTCGACTGA
- a CDS encoding oxidoreductase, with protein sequence MTAPLDMIARQQPLSSEFGYRSTAAEVIAGTDLAGKTAIVTGGYSGLGLETVRALADAGVRVIVPARRMDAAQQALDGIAEAEVRGADLGDLDSVAAFTESVRRDGEPIDLVLNVAGIMATPFGHTAQGFESQFGTNHLGHFALVGGVADLLSDHARVISYSSGGHFRSPVRFDDIDFATTPYDPWVAYGQSKTANALFAVGLARRGAERGILAFSVHPGGIMTELQRHVPREELLSRGWIDEDGTPNPRFKTPAEGASTGLWAATATELVERSGAYCEDCSIKGIVAPDHSDMTTGGVKEWAIDPEAAERLWALSVSATGVDAFAGV encoded by the coding sequence ATGACAGCTCCTCTCGACATGATCGCCCGCCAGCAGCCTCTCTCGTCGGAGTTCGGCTACCGCTCCACCGCGGCCGAGGTGATCGCGGGCACAGACCTCGCCGGCAAGACCGCGATCGTCACCGGCGGCTATTCCGGACTGGGACTCGAGACGGTGCGCGCGCTGGCGGATGCCGGTGTGCGCGTGATCGTTCCGGCACGGCGTATGGATGCGGCGCAGCAGGCGCTCGACGGGATCGCGGAGGCGGAGGTACGGGGTGCCGATCTCGGCGACCTCGACTCCGTCGCGGCGTTCACGGAATCGGTGCGCCGCGACGGTGAGCCGATCGACCTCGTGCTGAACGTCGCCGGCATCATGGCCACCCCGTTCGGTCACACGGCGCAGGGCTTCGAGTCGCAGTTCGGCACCAACCACCTGGGTCACTTCGCCCTGGTCGGCGGGGTGGCCGACCTGCTGTCGGACCACGCCCGCGTCATCTCGTACTCATCCGGAGGGCACTTCCGCTCCCCCGTGCGGTTCGACGACATCGACTTCGCGACGACGCCCTACGACCCCTGGGTCGCCTATGGGCAGTCGAAGACGGCGAACGCTCTGTTCGCGGTGGGCCTTGCGCGACGCGGCGCCGAGCGCGGCATCCTCGCCTTCTCGGTGCATCCCGGCGGGATCATGACCGAGCTGCAGCGGCACGTTCCCCGTGAGGAGCTGCTCTCTCGCGGCTGGATCGATGAGGACGGCACCCCGAACCCGCGTTTCAAGACACCGGCTGAAGGCGCGTCGACAGGGCTCTGGGCAGCGACCGCCACGGAGCTGGTCGAGCGCAGCGGTGCGTACTGCGAGGACTGCTCGATCAAGGGGATCGTCGCGCCCGACCACAGCGACATGACCACCGGCGGGGTGAAGGAGTGGGCGATCGACCCCGAGGCCGCCGAGCGACTCTGGGCGCTGTCAGTCTCCGCGACAGGCGTCGACGCCTTCGCCGGAGTCTGA